From Camelina sativa cultivar DH55 chromosome 5, Cs, whole genome shotgun sequence:
CCATGTAAATCTGGTCATCTCTAAGTTTCTCCAGCTCATCGTGCAATATATCCCTGTTCATGGgtacaaaaggaagaaaatattgGAAAATGGGTCTGCCGGACTAAGAAACGTCCAATGAAGAGAAATATATGTTTCACCCTGCATAAATTCAGTGCACTTACTTGCTGCTTTGGAGGCTATTTAATTCTGACAAGATTTCTTCCATAGTTTTAACCCCAAGACCCCTGAAATCGAGATTATATTCAAGATCTTCTATTTGCTTTTGGTAGGATACGATTTCCTGAAAGATCCTATCAGCATTTTCCAGGGGCTGCACCAGTGCTTCAATTGAGTCTTTTTCAGCTATTATTTGGGCTGAGATTCCTAATACCTGAAGACATACacatatatgatttaaaatgCTATGAACTGGAATTAAGATTTTCCAGCTTGCCAACATAAGAACATGATTAAGAGGAAACAAAGCAAGCAGAAAACAGCAAGACTTCTAATGAATCTGATAAACTTTGCGGCTGCAAATTAGTTCTATCCAAGAAAATTACTAATGATCCCAACTCACATAATCGAGAGCTTGAGACTTTTGGTCCAGCTCTTCTGTATGCTCTTGCAAAGTTTTCTCAGCGAGAGGAATAACTTCACTAGTTAGTTTCGAATACTCTTCAAAAACTTCCCGTAGTTTGTCCAGCTGCTGAAATACAGAGTCAGCATTGGAAGACCCCACTGCTAACATTTTAAGATGCCCCACCGTGCTTGAAGCATTTTCCCTTTGCTgtatttgaaaagaaatttacatactcaaatAAAGAGACATACAGTTATTATAGAAGCATCATATAATTTGAATCATAAGGCAAAAACAGGGGAGGGGGAAGTTTGTGTAACCTTCTTAACAAAGCTATCCTCTTCGTCAGATGTAAAAGTGCGCTCGCAGCAAGGACAAGAATGACGTGAACGTGCTATCTCCTCAAAAGGTTCAAACATCTCGCGCATTCCAATTGCCATGTTATACTTTCTGCAAACACAGACCAGAAACAGAATACGCTTTTCAGTGCAAGACAGGGATGGGGGTGGTATGGAAACAGTCGCCAGTTTTAACCACAAACCTTTTATGTTCATCTCTTTTCTCCTTAGCTGACTCCAACAATTTGGGATAAGCATCAATGGTAACTGATTCCTGTTTTAAGGCCTGGAGCTTGGACTCAACGTATCTCTTCCTTGCTGCATAAAATACTCAAGTCAGATTAAGTGCATAGATATTTTCTAATGATCCACTGCGCATTGACAATGGATTTCTCATCTGTGTTACAAATATCAATTAAGGTACATTgtagaaatgaaaataaaaaaacagggTGATAGATGACACTCTATACTAACAAGGTCTAATAATTGGTACCGCTGAGAAAGTTGTCAAGAGAATTTTATTCACAGCTTAAGGCGCTAGTCAGAGAACTGACCAATAGATATCTAACTTCAAATTAGACACCAGTACTTACATTCTGTATCCTTCTTATGCTTGAATAGACTATTGTTTACTTCTTTTATCTTCATCTGCAACATGTCGACCTCCTTTTCTGCTTCCCGGGATTTCAAACTCAGCTCACTATATTCCCTTTCAATTGACCTAAaccaaagagaaacaaatacaactaaattttttgaGATGTGAAAATTCGAACACCTGAAGTAGCAAgctttccacttttttttttttaaagatcaaTCCAGAATCGccataaaataataagttaagTAAAAAACACCGACCTCAGAGCTTGAACTATTTCCTTCTTCATATCCTTCTCGGGAGGCAATCTCCCCTTCAGCACCCCTCTAATTCGATCCTTGCACTCATCTATTCTGGTAAATAGCTTTAGAGAGTGAAAACAAtggattgataaaaaaagaaagaaaaaaaaaagctgacaAAAGCACTGGTTAGTGAGATCacatctttttgtgtttcttctgaaGATTCTCCTGTTCCGTCTTCCATAAAGACAATTTCACTCTATCTTTAGCATCACCAGCCATAACGTCCCTTTCTCGATTCAGTGTTTTAATTTTACGTTCTATGCTGTATATATCACGCTGTTTCTGTTCTATTTTGGATTCAAACCCCCTTTCAGAATTCTGTTTAGTCTTTCTCTCAAACTCAAGTTGCTGTGCAAACGCAGATGATGGCAAAATAAGGCACATATACAAAGTCATCAAGACCAAAATCATGTAAGTAAATCAAGGGAAGAAAGCAGTAccacttgtttctctctttcatcaGTTTGTTTAACATCCACGGAGGAAATTTCAGATTTAAATGTATCACgctcattttctttctcttctatgCGTTTTGATATGCCCATCTGCATAAGTCACCATCAAAAGTAAAAGAGTTAAACTTTAGACTCGTTGTGGAGGATTTGGGTTGAGTTCCAAATGGTGAACCACACCTTGATTTCATCTTTAGCTCGTTTCTGAGCTTCGATGCTTTTCCAACGGTCATTAGCATCCATATAGCAATACCAAGCTGTACTTAGAGCAGTTTCATTTGATTTCTGAGATGACAGTCAAAATCTCTAACGATGTCAACATATGCAATACACAATTGACTTTCTGGAGAAAATAAAGAATGTGTACCTTCTTATCAAGCAAGTCCATCTCAAGTTCACCCAGTCTTGATTTTATTCGATTTGTGAGACTCAAAACTACCTCTGTACTGAAGGGGGTACTAGGAACATTTCCTAAATTGTGACGAGAAAAAATATTCTGGATGGTAAAATCTCTTTCATTCTTCAGCAGCATATGAGCCTATGAAAGTATAAAGGAAAAATGTTAAATCAAATGGAGAGAGAACTCACAATATTTAACTATGTGGTAGTTTATTTAGANTCTGCATAAGTCACCATCAAAAGTAAAAGAGTTAAACTTTAGACTCGTTGTGGAGGATTTGGGTTGAGTTCCAAATGGTGAACCACACCTTGATTTCATCTTTAGCTCGTTTCTGAGCTTCGATGCTTTTCCAACGGTCATTAGCATCCATATAGCAATACCAAGCTGTACTTAGAGCAGTTTCATTTGATTTCTGAGATGACAGTCAAAATCTCTAACGATGTCAACATATGCAATACACAATTGACTTTCTGGAGAAAATAAAGAATGTGTACCTTCTTATCAAGCAAGTCCATCTCAAGTTCACCCAGTCTTGATTTTATTCGATTTGTGAGACTCAAAACTACCTCTGTACTGAAGGGGGTACTAGGAACATTTCCTAAATTGTGACGAGAAAAAATATTCTGGATGGTAAAATCTCTTTCATTCTTCAGCAGCATATGAGCCTATGAAAGTATAAAGGAAAAATGTTAAATCAAATGGAGAGAGAACTCACAATATTTAACTATGTGGTAGTTTATTTAGATTTACTTCAGCTTCTGTTTGTAGCTTGCTGATCTCCAGCATATAgttagtttttgcattgtgAAGCGAAGAAATTGTAGTTTGTGTGtcatccatctctctctccattTTTCGAATTTTGGTCTCCAAAAGAGCAATTCTTTCTTCAAACTTGCTTTTCCATTCTTTCAATTCTTCAATGGTATCTGAACAGCAAAATTAACAAGCATTAACAAGTTTAATCTACATAAAGAATAACAAAATGTGAGATATCTCTACAGAAAGGAAAAAGTAAAATTCATACAAATGCAGGGAGTCAATTTGTATAACAAAAAAGACCACTACTGTAACAGTGAGCACCCAAAAGACGAACCCCACCatctaaaagaaagaaatggccTTAATATTGTGATAGTAAAAGAGAAAACCTTCATTTTCCTCAGGTAATGCTGCATACTGTCTCTGCTGCTCCTTAAACAAGGTGCTCCTCTCGGCAGTTTTTCTTGATACTTGGTCCTGTAGCTTTCTCAGATCTTTTAACATCATTTCCTTATTATGAACTTCAGCATCGACTTTCTGAATGCTGGTTTCCAGTTCCAACATCTGAACTTTAGAAGACTCTGTCCTTTCTTGATCTTGAGCAATGCTCTCACGAAGCTGTATAGGAAGTATGAGTATCATGGCATAAGAATAGCCCACACAGCCTAAGAACATGCATACTATATGTATACAATACTTAGATTGaattgaaagaaacaaagaagactTTTTAATATGAACCGATTTTCTATAATCACTTTCAGAATTAAAACAATCTTGCGTCAGTGTTAATTTTGTTCCTTTGACTTAACAAAAAGAACATTCTGCTTCCGTGACCAGGGATACGgaaaatgaaaagataaaatCAATGTCAAACAAGCTAATGTTTAGCATACCTTATAAGCTGCATCTTTCAAGGTCTGCAGATTTTCCAActttaacttaaaagtttttatttccTGAGCTTGATCCTTGTGAAGTTTCTTAATAACTTCTAGAGCCTTTGTATATCTGTTTCATGGTGAACACACGTTACAGTTTCTGGAATCGGTTTCTTCTACAACAAATACAGAAAGGAAGTGATAGTTTTAACCGAAATATTGGTGATACCTGGTGGCTGAGAAAATGTCATCAAACTTCTTTTTCAAAGTAGAAGGATCTTGCAGTGGCCAGTTAGACTCATCTTGATGCACAAATATGACGTTTTCTAAAATAGCTTTGGACACACCCATCAAAGCTGGTATCTCCCTATCCATGTCAGCGCATCTGTAACTGAGACATACTTTCTGCAACAGAAAAATAAGGAGTAACGATCTTGCTGGAACAGATACAAGAATAATGAGGAATATAAAACAAAGCAATAGTAAAATCATTTCTCCTACTCTATAGATAGCCTAACACACTAAGATATAAACTACATAGCTAAAAAGAAGTGCAACCTCTCCAGTGTGAGGATTAATGGTTTGAAGCACACTCTCAATTGCCTTGTACTCCATCTTTGAAGCCTTTTGTGTCAATCGAAATGACCTTATACATACCACATCCTTCCCTGCAGCTGTCTTGAATCTCAGCTTAATTTGCGCTTTTGTCTCCGTTTCCCCAGCAACCTATAACAATATAAGgacaaaatcaaaatactgaatTCCACATTCATTTAACAATATAACAAAAGATGGAATTGAAAAAGCTCGCATGAATCAACAACAGAATTGAGAATCTAAAGGAAACAAACCTTAGGGTCATGAATGAAGCTGTGACCAGACCTTGCGTTCGGTGGTAACTCTCCTGTACAAGATACCTTCAAGCACTCTATAATCGTCTGCAGTCAAAAATCacgaaataataataaaacaaagcGATTACTCAATCAAATACGGAGGCGAAATTGGGATTGaagtaaaagagaagagaagagaagtgaaGGGATTAAAGAAGAGTTTTACAGTTTTGCCGGCACCGTTGGCACCGACGATTAGGGTTAAAGGTCTGAAGAAAGTAACGACGTTCTTATTTTCTGGGTCGAAGCTTCTGATACCCTTGATCAGCATTTTATCGACCGTACTCATCTTTTCGCCTTCGGCGATTACAGATACGGGCAAATTGGAGAAGACAAAGGTACGGAGGTGACGCTCACTGCACACAGGTTAAACCCAGAAAGGGTTTTGCGGGAAAATCATGAAAATTTCGACACTGGAAGCGGAAAAAAACTGGAAACTGGCAAAGAAGACTACTTGAAGCGCGACGGACCGGTTTAATAATCGAACCGAATTGTACCGGTATGGTATTCTTCCTTTTTGGGTTCAATAGAAGCGTACTAAAATATTTGGATCATTTTGAAAATAACTACAATTTCAGGGGCTTTTATTTTTAGTAGACTCTAATTCTCATATACcgaattttcttttgtaacagTTCGAACCGGATcgaatcaattttaatttaaaacatattagaACCGATCTACACTATTTGATAGCTATTTAAAAAAACCGAAGATTTCAACAAAGTAAGCTGAAccgaaaccaaatcaaaatcacgGATTAGACCGACGAAATCCTAGAAAGAAGCATAGATTACTTTAGGCCTTGTAAGAATTAATAGGATCGATTAAGTGTTTggtgaagagaaagaaggaacaAAGTGAGTGAGAATCGTTTGGAGTATAGAGAGAGTATACGAGAGAGtatgggagagaaagagatattatCTCTTCTTACTTCATTTAGAACATAATTACAATCTACTTATAGccatatacaaaatattatccTACTTAGGTATTATGCACAGCTACACATGCGGATAGCGACATGTCCTTAAGGAGACATGTGACTCTTTATAAGTCTTCCCACTTGCATACTATCATTAACGGCTAGGAGGAGATGATTCTAGAAGATGAGTGACCGTTGGAGGCTGGTCTTCATGGACTGGACTTGATAAGCCTTCTAATGGTACGGACGGTCCAATGTGGTGGAGATggtacggacgtacggacgtacggacaGTGTGGTGTGATttcatactccccctcaagcttgaaCATGAGCATTGATCAAGCTTGGACTCATGCACACctacctcgttaaaaacctcagtatagaaaaccacttgggaaaaactatacttaagggaaaaagagtgtagatGTCATGTGAAGACAATCATGGCCGAGTAAGGTCTTTGAGGCCGAGTTTAGTATGAATGTACTCACACACTTGTGGACTGGCTGCCTTGGTGAAAACGTCGGCCAACTGCTCAGAGCTTTCGGTATGACACGGTAAGACTACtccaagtttgatttgttctcgCACCTTGTGGCAATCGACTTCAATGTGCTTTGTCCTCTCATGAAACACGGAGTTCGTTGCAATGTGAATGGCGGCttcattgtcacaatgcatggtAATGGGTTTAGGTGTCTCAATTCCAAGATCCTTAATGAGTGCCTTGAGCCACATCAACTCGGTTGTGAGCTTCCTCATGGCTCTATATTCCGATTCTGCACTTGATAGTGataccaccttttgcttcttgctcttccatgtgaTCAGGTTGCCTCCTAGGAATGTACAATAGCCTGTAGTAGAACGACGGTCTCCCCGATCACCGGCGTAATCCGCATCACAACACCATACTAGTTCTGTGTTTGCATTGCGACCCATCCATATGCCTTGCCCCGGCGAGCCCTTGAGATATTTGAGGATTCGGTTCACCATATTCCAATGATGCACGGTGGGTTTTTGCATATGTTGGCTCACCTGATTaacagcaaaacaaatgtcaggTCTCGTGATAGTAAGGTATATGAGCTTACCAACCATTCGCCGGTATCGTTTGACGTCGTGAAATGGAGCTGCATCAAGCTCCCCCTTTCCTCCTGCCTTATAGTTCTCATCAAGAGGTGTTGATACAGCCTTTGAACCTAGTTTTCCTGcttcactcaacaaatcaagggcatattttctttgtgatagaaACAAACCTTCATCAGACCTATATACTTCTATACCAAAGAAATATTTAAGTTCTCCTAGATCTTTGATATCAAAAACTGACTTAAGGTAAGCTTTAGTATCTTGAATGCCTACCTTGTCACTTCCagttatgatgatatcatcaacataaactagAATGACTACAATACCTTTATCACTTGGCAAGGTGAATAGAGTGTGATCAGCTTCTGATTTGCGAAAGCCTTTCTCAAGTAGTGTGGTGCTTAACTTATGATACCAAGCCCTAGGAGActgttttaaaccatatattGCCTTGTTTAGTCTCAACACTTTCCCTGGTCCAATGATGTCTTCTAAACCCGGTGGTGGCCTCATATAAACCTCGTCTTCAAGTTCTCCTTGTAAGAAGGCGTTCTTAACGTCCATTTGCCACAATTCCCAGTCAAGGTTGGTTGCAAGTGAAAGGACAACTCGAACCGTGTGAAGCTTGCTACCGGCGGAAACGTATCACAatagtcctccccatacgtttgtGTGAATCCCCTTGCAACTAGCCTTGCTTTGTAGCGTTCAATCTCCCCATCACTCTTATACTTGATAGTAAAGATCCATCTTGATGTCACCGCCTTCTTTCCTTTGGGTAAGTCAGCCTCGTCCCACGTATGATTAGCCTCCATAGCATTCTTCTCGGCATCGACAGCATCACGCCATTCTTTATGATTCTTGGCTTCCTCATAGTCTTTGGGAATCCAATGAGCATCAATCTGGCCAAGGAACGCCTGATGTTGTGGAGGAAAGTGAGCAAGGGTGCACACCGCTTGAATCGGATGAGCCACGGCAACATTGTTGTAATAGACCCGAGTGTTGCGCCAGTTGGAGGGAGGAAACTTGAGTCGTTCACTTCGTCGAAGTGGTATAACTTCCTGTGGTGTGGCCTCATCGTCAGTCTCCTCTTCGGTGGGCACATAGTCTTCATCTCCAGAGGCATTGTCCACCGGAACTGAATTTAAACCATTTTCATCATCGGATTGTTCATCAAGGTCAGGAGAGAGATTATCATCGTGAGGTTCCGGAGTTGGTGTTGATGGTGCATTGACTGTAGGAGCAGGCGTTGATGGTGCATTGACTGTAGGAGCAGGCGCGGACGTTGGTGTAAGATTGTCAACACCAAGTCTCTCGAGAAGGATGCGAAGATTATTGGCTCGGTCAGACGGTGAGGTGGACAGGTCTCGAAGGCTTTCCCAGTTCTTTTCCTCATAGAAGCCTTTAGACTCCACGAACTTAACATCACGTGAGACAAAGACTCGCTTCATGTCTGGTTCATAACACTTGTAGCCTTTTTGAGTGGTAGAGTATCCAATGAACATGCTCTTCACACTCTTAGTGTCGAGTTTGTCTCGCTGTTCTCCTGGCTTCAACACATAACACACACACCCAAATACTCGTAAGTGATCAAATGAGGGTTTTATcttgtttaatacctcaaacGGAGAGATGTCGCGAAGGATTTTGGTCGGTGTCCGGTTTATGAGATAGCAAGCTGTAAGAACAGCATCTCCCCAAAACTTCTTTGGGACATTTGTGTGAAACATCATGGATCTTGCGACTTCCATGAGGTGCCTATTCTTCCTCTCAgcaacaccattttgttggggtGTATATGGACAGCTTGTTTGATGAATAATCCCATGGTTTGCTAGATATTGCTTGAAAGCATGGCTTGTATACTCTCCACCATTatatgatctcaaaattttaatctttgcattataatggttagtcacatatttttgaaaattagtgAAGGCTTCAAGGACCCTATCTTTAGAGGGAAGTAAAGTtaaccaagtatattttgatttttcatcaataaaagtaacaaaatatttttgattttctctagataagcaaggagatgtccaaacatctgaatgaactaagtcaaaacaattttcataaatagttaTAGATTTAGGAAAAACAGCCTTGCAATGTTTgccaagaatacaagcctcacactcatcatttttaaaagaaatatgaggAAACATTAAGGATAAAGCTCTAGTGTGAGAATGTCCTAGCCTAGCATGTAAAATAGAGTCATTAGGTTTAACAATAACCGAATTAAAACaagatgcagaagaagaaaataaattcaagTCCTCAAGCACATAGAAATCATCCTTGGAACCTCCTTGGCCAAGAACTttacttgtctcaatatcctgaaaatgaaccttgttaggaccaaatattgcataacaattCAAATCAGTAGTAGCTCTTTTAACTGATAGCAAGTTAGAAGTAAAGTTTGGCATATAGAAGGCTTTAGTatctttatcaaataatttcaaatttccaatGCCTTTAACCGGCACTTTCTCACCATTAGCAATCACAACATTCCCATTAGCCGGTTTAATATCACTGATTAGCCtagaatcactaatcatgtgatgagatGCACCAGAATCCACAATGAgaggtttaattttgtttaaggCAAGAAAGGTTTTACTGGAGACTTCCTTGAGGGCTTTGATGAGAGCATCGAGGTCCGACTTCCTCACCAGCTCCGAAGATGCAGCTAACGCCACTCCATTCCCCTCAAGCACTTGGCCACTTGGCGCTGAGGTTGTCACCTCTCCGACCATGTTAGCTTGGTGAGCCCTCGGTCCACCACGGCCTGTTCCTCCACGGTTTATGCGGAGGTGTGGGTGAAGAATCCAGAAGCGGCTCTTGAAGTGGCCGACCTTCTTGCAATGCTCACACACCGGTGGGTTCTTCTCCTCCGATTTGTAGTAGCCTCGGTTTGCGGAGGCCACCTCTGCTTTGTTGGCGGTCACTAGCTCCCCCTTGCCTCCAAATAGCCCCATGGAACCATGttccttttgaatttggttgCAAACGTCGTTGAGGCTAGGGAGCTTGTCATATCGCAAGATATGCTTGATAAGGTCATTGTAGGAAGGGTTCAAGGTCAAGATAGGCCAAACACCTTGTCTTGTTCGCGCCTCTCGTTCAAGATGGCCGGATCAATGGTCGCCGGCCGGAGCATCTCTAGTTCAGCCCAAAGActcctaaacttcccaaaatgctTGGTAAATTCCATATCTTCTTGATTGAGGTTGTTGATGGCCCTCTTAATCTCAAAGATACGGTTGACATTGGTAACATTACCAAAAACGTTCTTGAGGGTGTCCCATAAGTCCTTCGCCGTTTCGCAGTAGGAGTAAGCTTCAAGAATGGGGGCATCAAGAGAGTTTTGAATGATGGCTAAGACtccttggtcttcttggaaccattttGTTCCTTTCATCTCCGGCAAGTTCCTTGCCTTCCTTGGTGGTCTCGCCACTCGGAGCTTCGCTCGTCTCAACGTGAGACCAAAGGCCTCGGCCACAAAGGGCTGTTTTTGTGGTCCTTGCCCACAGAAGATAGTTCTCTCCCTTGAGAGTCACCGGAACAATCATGGTTTTGACACTTTCCATGACGAAGAGAGCGTTAGGTAAAGCTATTATCCAACGGTTAAAGAAAATGACTTTCAAGTCGAAACAGAAAATGAAAGAGAGGGGAAGCGGAAGTAAGTGATGAACAAAAAGTTTAGAATAAAGAGCAactaggctctgataccatgtaagaattAATAGGATTGATTAAGTGTTTggtgaaaagaaagaaggaacaaAGTGAGTGAGAATCGTTTGGAGTATAGAGAGAGTattggagagaaagagatattatCTCTTCTTACTTCATTTAGAACATAATTACAATCTACTTATAGCCATATACAAAAGATTATCCTACTTAGGTATTATGCACAACTACACATACGGATAGCGACATGTCCTTAAGGAGACATGTGACTCTTCCTAAGTCTTCCCACTTGCATACTATCATTAACGGCTAGGAGGAGATGATTCTAGAAGAT
This genomic window contains:
- the LOC104786406 gene encoding DNA repair protein RAD50-like isoform X2, translated to MLELETSIQKVDAEVHNKEMMLKDLRKLQDQVSRKTAERSTLFKEQQRQYAALPEENEDTIEELKEWKSKFEERIALLETKIRKMEREMDDTQTTISSLHNAKTNYMLEISKLQTEAEAHMLLKNERDFTIQNIFSRHNLGNVPSTPFSTEVVLSLTNRIKSRLGELEMDLLDKKKSNETALSTAWYCYMDANDRWKSIEAQKRAKDEIKMGISKRIEEKENERDTFKSEISSVDVKQTDEREKQVQLEFERKTKQNSERGFESKIEQKQRDIYSIERKIKTLNRERDVMAGDAKDRVKLSLWKTEQENLQKKHKKIIDECKDRIRGVLKGRLPPEKDMKKEIVQALRSIEREYSELSLKSREAEKEVDMLQMKIKEVNNSLFKHKKDTESRKRYVESKLQALKQESVTIDAYPKLLESAKEKRDEHKRKYNMAIGMREMFEPFEEIARSRHSCPCCERTFTSDEEDSFVKKQRENASSTVGHLKMLAVGSSNADSVFQQLDKLREVFEEYSKLTSEVIPLAEKTLQEHTEELDQKSQALDYVLGISAQIIAEKDSIEALVQPLENADRIFQEIVSYQKQIEDLEYNLDFRGLGVKTMEEILSELNSLQSSKDILHDELEKLRDDQIYMERDISCLQARWHAVREEQAKAANLLRDVTKAEEDLERLAEEKSQLDLDVKYLTEALGPLSKEKEQLLSDYNDMKVRRNQEYEELAEKKRNYQQEVEALLKASSKINEYHELKKGERLNDILEKQRLSGTQLQSCEARKNELSGELNRNKDLMRNQDQLRRNIEDNLNYRTTKAEVEKLTREIELLEEQILNIGGIPAVEAEMVKISRERERLLSELNRCRGTVSVYESSISKNRVELKQAQYKDIDKRHFDQLIQLKTTEMANKDLDRYYNALDKALMRFHTMKMEEINKIIRELWQQTYRGQDMDYIRIHSDSEGAGTRSYSYKVLMQTGDTELEMRGRCSAGQKVLASLIIRLALAETFCLNCGILALDEPTTNLDGPNSESLAGALLRIMEDRKGQENFQLIVITHDERFAQMIGQRQHAEKYYRVAKDDMQHSIIEAQEIFD
- the LOC104786406 gene encoding DNA repair protein RAD50-like isoform X1; protein product: MSTVDKMLIKGIRSFDPENKNVVTFFRPLTLIVGANGAGKTTIIECLKVSCTGELPPNARSGHSFIHDPKVAGETETKAQIKLRFKTAAGKDVVCIRSFRLTQKASKMEYKAIESVLQTINPHTGEKVCLSYRCADMDREIPALMGVSKAILENVIFVHQDESNWPLQDPSTLKKKFDDIFSATRYTKALEVIKKLHKDQAQEIKTFKLKLENLQTLKDAAYKLRESIAQDQERTESSKVQMLELETSIQKVDAEVHNKEMMLKDLRKLQDQVSRKTAERSTLFKEQQRQYAALPEENEDTIEELKEWKSKFEERIALLETKIRKMEREMDDTQTTISSLHNAKTNYMLEISKLQTEAEAHMLLKNERDFTIQNIFSRHNLGNVPSTPFSTEVVLSLTNRIKSRLGELEMDLLDKKKSNETALSTAWYCYMDANDRWKSIEAQKRAKDEIKMGISKRIEEKENERDTFKSEISSVDVKQTDEREKQVQLEFERKTKQNSERGFESKIEQKQRDIYSIERKIKTLNRERDVMAGDAKDRVKLSLWKTEQENLQKKHKKIIDECKDRIRGVLKGRLPPEKDMKKEIVQALRSIEREYSELSLKSREAEKEVDMLQMKIKEVNNSLFKHKKDTESRKRYVESKLQALKQESVTIDAYPKLLESAKEKRDEHKRKYNMAIGMREMFEPFEEIARSRHSCPCCERTFTSDEEDSFVKKQRENASSTVGHLKMLAVGSSNADSVFQQLDKLREVFEEYSKLTSEVIPLAEKTLQEHTEELDQKSQALDYVLGISAQIIAEKDSIEALVQPLENADRIFQEIVSYQKQIEDLEYNLDFRGLGVKTMEEILSELNSLQSSKDILHDELEKLRDDQIYMERDISCLQARWHAVREEQAKAANLLRDVTKAEEDLERLAEEKSQLDLDVKYLTEALGPLSKEKEQLLSDYNDMKVRRNQEYEELAEKKRNYQQEVEALLKASSKINEYHELKKGERLNDILEKQRLSGTQLQSCEARKNELSGELNRNKDLMRNQDQLRRNIEDNLNYRTTKAEVEKLTREIELLEEQILNIGGIPAVEAEMVKISRERERLLSELNRCRGTVSVYESSISKNRVELKQAQYKDIDKRHFDQLIQLKTTEMANKDLDRYYNALDKALMRFHTMKMEEINKIIRELWQQTYRGQDMDYIRIHSDSEGAGTRSYSYKVLMQTGDTELEMRGRCSAGQKVLASLIIRLALAETFCLNCGILALDEPTTNLDGPNSESLAGALLRIMEDRKGQENFQLIVITHDERFAQMIGQRQHAEKYYRVAKDDMQHSIIEAQEIFD